A genomic segment from Aspergillus puulaauensis MK2 DNA, chromosome 1, nearly complete sequence encodes:
- a CDS encoding uncharacterized protein (COG:S;~EggNog:ENOG410PM2P;~InterPro:IPR036864,IPR001138;~PFAM:PF00172;~go_function: GO:0000981 - DNA-binding transcription factor activity, RNA polymerase II-specific [Evidence IEA];~go_function: GO:0008270 - zinc ion binding [Evidence IEA];~go_process: GO:0006355 - regulation of transcription, DNA-templated [Evidence IEA]) gives MGRQRSTDDADGAGDPPAAKRPRASAPRNAYPRRRAVTACQLCRMRKSKCDNQRPSCGTCTSLQFQCVYQDTSTDFSSFDPASLAILDRVNYAIRLIEQNPSSSRTSFPDTPGARNAPQEPAESAGSDLTLTTSPSETIYKSTEYTFLLEAQQLQAKCASGRVLKWPSLGGLCDPNEVDKLFFKPARPEEAVEQGVSSRGRGIREEDVSLLIENFLENVHTKNPILDPHELRKLSLRIEEDGFRWDGPSCLILITCALGTVSRPFRLDTVGPRGRSRLDGRDYVTAESYYNAARKRIGLLDPSIIAIQCAFLVGVYEMYTMRPLRASLSFNRACTYFQTHLQSSSFNQPIEQSSETVRSRLYWSCLKSDCEMREEIALPPTELAKVEYSDAFPSPPDSVLYPDGGTQAGLTTTLATSSERSWYYYLSEVAGRRISNRITATLYHLNPEEWTKRPIHHLQRITEELDAQTVQWLENFPPMFQFDGVDTTDELSYFLHARYLDLRERIWRPFLYLAAHSSSQDPNMPIYAQNANLCLENIFKHIRNCFIRHRHHGSWFAGRNLFTKGLLVLVAARSQNIVMPPDWTAMMDNCIAGITYWEDEAPDLRAARLTLQHIYQSVNPPVPAFGSPIQ, from the exons ATGGGTCGTCAACGAAGCACCGACGACGCAGATGGTGCCGGAGATCCCCCGGCTGCGAAGAGGCCTCGAGCCAGCGCACCACGCAACGCGTATCCTCGCAGACGGGCCGTGACGGCCTGCCAGCTCTGCCGCATGAGAAAG TCTAAATGTGACAATCAGCGTCCTTCTTGTGGAACATGTACTTCCCTGCAATTCCAATGCGTCTATCAGGATACCTCCACAGACTTCTCCTC GTTCGACCCGGCGAGTCTTGCCATTCTGGATCGCGTAAACTATGCTATCCGACTCATAGAACAAAACCCCAGCAGTTCACGCACTTCATTTCCCGACACTCCGGGTGCGAGAAACGCTCCACAGGAGCCTGCGGAAAGTGCCGGCTCTGATTTGACGCTAACGACGTCCCCCAGCGAAACGATTTACAAGAGTACAGAATACACATTTTTGCTAGAAGCCCAGCAACTCCAGGCAAAATGCGCCAGCGGCCGTGTCCTGAAATGGCCCTCCCTTGGTGGTCTTTGTGACCCGAACGAAGTCGACAAGCTGTTCTTCAAACCGGCCCGCCCTGAAGAGGCTGTGGAGCAGGGAGTGTCGTCTAGGGGTCGTGGAATTCGCGAGGAAGATGTTTCTTTGCTTATAGAGAACTTCTTGGAAAACGTCCACACAAAGAATCCAATCCTGGACCCTCATGAGTTGAGAAAACTGTCTCTCCGtattgaggaagatggttttCGATGGGATGGACCGTCCTGCTTGATTCTCATCACATGTGCCTTGGGAACAGTCTCTAGACCTTTCCGACTTGATACTGTGGGACCACGAGGTAGGTCCCGCCTGGACGGCCGCGACTATGTTACTGCTGAATCATACTACAATGCGGCACGCAAACGAATCGGCTTACTAGATCCTTCGATTATCGCTATTCAATGTGCGTTCCTCGTTGGTGTTTACGAAATGTATACAATGCGACCCCTACGAGCCTCACTATCATTCAACCGAGCCTGTACCTATTTCCAAACCCATCTACAATCCTCGTCGTTCAACCAACCTATTGAACAGTCATCGGAGACTGTCAGATCTCGCCTTTACTGGTCCTGCCTGAAGTCAGACTGCGAAATGAGAGAGGAGATTGCGTTGCCACCAACAGAATTGGCCAAGGTAGAATATTCCGATGCCTTCCCTTCTCCCCCGGATAGTGTATTATATCCAGATGGTGGAACTCAAGCTGGATTAACCACGACTTTGGCTACCAGCTCGGAACGCAGCTGGTACTATTACCTATCAGAGGTTGCAGGTCGGCGAATATCAAACCGCATTACTGCCACATTGTACCATCTGAATCCGGAAGAATGGACAAAAAGGCCCATTCATCACCTTCAGCGCATCACTGAGGAGCTCGATGCTCAAACCGTTCAGTGGCTGGAGAACTTTCCTCCCATGTTCCAATTTGATGGCGTCGACACTACAGATGAATTATCATATTTCCTACACGCACGGTACCTAGATCTCCGTGAGCGAATTTGGAGACCCTTTTTGTATTTGGCGGCACATTCCAGCTCCCAGGATCCGAATATGCCGATATATGCGCAGAATGCTAACCTATGCCTGGAAAATATCTTTAAACACATCCGCAATTGCTTCATTAGACATCGGCATCATGGATCCTGGTTTGCAGGACGCAACCTTTTTACTAAAGGTCTCCTGGTGCTTGTAGCTGCGAGGAGCCAAAACATTGTGATGCCACCAGATTGGACTGCAATGATGGACAATTGTATTGCGGGAATTACATACTGGGAAGACGAAGCACCAGACCTGCGCGCTGCAAGACTTACCCTTCAGCATATTTACCAGTCCGTTAACCCGCCCGTACCAGCATTTGGAAGCCCGATTCAGTAA
- a CDS encoding Gfo/Idh/MocA family protein (COG:S;~EggNog:ENOG410PIEP;~InterPro:IPR036291,IPR000683;~PFAM:PF01408;~go_function: GO:0016491 - oxidoreductase activity [Evidence IEA]), whose translation MGSSIVRVGVIGCGEIAQVSHIPTFNFLSDYFEVTYLCDISTKALQHCKRKVAGNPPNTTKSAEELCSSSEVDAVLVCNASAYHTEHALLALKNDKSVLVEKPLTSSYEDIERLQAAEKASKGRLMVGYMRRYAPSFLDAIAEIGGISQILYARVRDIIGPNAVFVGQSGTYPKRFDDYAPEDSQALQDKDRTASDEALAAFGVIANDETRRMLMLLGGLGTHDLSAMREAIGMPKSVKTAVLKLPIWTATFDYGSFPVVYESGVNQVPIFDAHIEIYGPDKIVRINYDTPYVKGLPTTMTVREKTTGPRGEECYQERNVRTTYEDNYTVEFKAWHESIVHRSEPKTTIEDARQDVDLMQMLLRAAFPSE comes from the exons ATGGGTTCAAGTATCGTCCGCGTTGGTGTGATCGGTTGTGGTGAAATTGCCCAG GTATCACATATTCCAACATTCAACTTCCTGTCCGACTACTTTGAGGTCACCTACCTCTGCGATATCTCCACAAAAGCCCTACAACACTGCAAGCGCAAGGTGGCCGGAAATCCTCCCAATACCACAAAATCCGCCGAAGAACTGTGCAGCTCATCTGAAGTCGACGCGGTTCTGGTTTGCAATGCATCTGCTTATCATACTGAACATGCACTGCTTGCCCTAAAGAACGACAAATCGGTCTTGGTCGAGAAACCGCTCACAAGCTCATACGAAGACATCGAGAGGCTCCAGGCTGCGGAAAAAGCTTCCAAAGGCCGGTTGATGGTGGGATACATGCGACGTTATGCACCTAGCTTCCTTGACGCCATCGCAGAGATTGGAGGAATCTCACAGATTCTATACGCCCGAGTCCGCGATATCATCGGACCCAATGCAGTATTCGTTGGACAGTCAGGAACATACCCCAAGCGTTTTGATGATTACGCCCCCGAAGATTCACAAGCTCTACAGGATAAGGATCGGACGGCTTCAGATGAGGCGCTAGCTGCTTTCGGAGTCATTGCCAATGACGAGACTCGCCGGATGCTGATGCTATTGGGTGGATTGGGGACACATGATTTATCTGCCATGCGAGAGGCTATTGGGATGCCAAAAAGCGTAAAAACTGCAGTGCTGAAGCTTCCTATCTGGACAGCAACTTTTGACTACGGGTCATTCCCAGTTGTCTATGAATCCGGGGTCAATCAAGTCCCTATTTTCGACGCTCACATTGAGATTTACGGGCCAGACAAGATTGTCCGCATCAACTACGATACCCCATATGTTAAAGGGTTACCAACTACAATGACCGTGCGTGAGAAAACGACCGGCCCGCGTGGGGAGGAATGCTACCAAGAGCGCAACGTGCGAACCACGTACGAGGATAACTATACAGTGGAGTTCAAGGCGTGGCACGAGTCTATCGTCCACAGAAGTGAACCTAAAACAACGATCGAGGACGCCCGACAGGACGTAGACCTGATGCAGATGCTGCTGCGTGCGGCTTTCCCAAGTGAATGa
- a CDS encoding uncharacterized protein (COG:E;~EggNog:ENOG410PJ7Z;~InterPro:IPR005829,IPR005828,IPR036259,IPR020846;~PFAM:PF00083,PF07690;~TransMembrane:12 (i35-54o74-95i107-125o131-152i164-185o197-217i288-309o329-346i353-373o393-412i424-445o451-472i);~go_component: GO:0016021 - integral component of membrane [Evidence IEA];~go_function: GO:0022857 - transmembrane transporter activity [Evidence IEA];~go_process: GO:0055085 - transmembrane transport [Evidence IEA]) — MAYKDIQIRSVGPELARVLPNDDIPWYRKRHLLRLNFALLSLFLLSASDGYDGTLMNGLQALPRWQEFMNNPTGAWLGFVNAVQNLSSFVLYPIVAWCSDRFGRKTTLGINFLWLALAVALQTAAKTPTMFVLGRLFIGGSASFTSGSAPILMAEAAYPTHRGIITAMFMCGWYVGSFLAAWVTFGVRNTPGNWSWRIPSLLQCAIPILAFPGFLMAPESPRWLASKERVEEARAFLVKYHAGGDENSPLASFELQEIMNSLAVEAQYRKSSSWLDLLRGRGNLHRSFISVTLGIFSQWNGVGIVSYYLAPVLKSVGVTSVTNQTMISGFLQLWNLILSVSAAFSVDRFGRRPLFLASSVGMLCSYIIISALSGSFAETNIAPTGIAVIPFLFIYYGFYDIAFTPLLVSYICEIWPFDLRAKGLALGMNSTRVALFFNTFVNPIVLDAIAWKYYIVYCVILVIITVTIWFWYPETKGHTLEETAALFDEDKRANREKTIVPSIEEKGTATDISHIEKA; from the coding sequence ATGGCCTACAAGGACATCCAAATCAGGTCGGTTGGCCCTGAACTGGCCAGGGTGCTTCCCAACGACGACATTCCCTGGTATCGAAAGCGACACCTTCTCCGTCTCAATTTCGCCCTCCTGagtctctttctcctctccgCATCCGATGGCTACGACGGCACCCTGATGAATGGTCTGCaggctcttcctcgttgGCAGGAGTTCATGAACAATCCAACCGGCGCATGGTTGGGCTTTGTGAATGCTGTACAGAATCTTTCGTCCTTCGTCCTCTATCCCATTGTCGCTTGGTGCAGTGACCGGTTTGGAAGAAAGACGACTCTCGGGATCAACTTTCTGTGGCTTGCTCTCGCCGTGGCCCTACAGACAGCGGCAAAAACTCCCACAATGTTCGTTCTAGGCCGGTTGTTCATCGGCGGCTCTGCTTCATTTACTTCAGGTTCCGCTCCAATACTCATGGCAGAAGCTGCCTATCCCACCCATCGAGGTATCATCACGGCCATGTTCATGTGCGGCTGGTATGTCGGCTCGTTCCTTGCTGCCTGGGTTACATTTGGCGTCCGCAACACCCCCGGCAACTGGTCCTGGCGTATCCCATCTCTACTCCAATGTGCCATTCCCATACTCGCCTTCCCAGGCTTCCTCATGGCCCCCGAAAGCCCGCGATGGCTCGCATCAAAAGAACGTGTAGAAGAAGCCCGTGCATTTCTCGTCAAGTACCatgctggcggcgatgaaAACTCACCTCTCGCCAGCTTCGAACTCCAAGAAATCATGAACTCCCTAGCAGTTGAAGCACAATACCGCAAGTCCTCCTCGTGGCTGGATCTGCTCCGGGGCCGTGGAAACCTCCaccgctccttcatctcagTCACCCTCGGTATCTTCTCCCAATGGAACGGCGTCGGGATTGTCTCATACTACCTCGCCCCCGTCCTTAAAAGCGTTGGGGTCACGTCCGTAACAAACCAAACCATGATCTCTGGCTTCCTCCAACTCTGGAATCTCATCCTTTCCGTCAGTGCAGCCTTCAGTGTCGACCGCTTCGGCCGCCGTCCACTCTTTCTCGCTTCCAGCGTCGGCATGCTATGCTCATACATTATTATCTCAGCTCTCTCAGGGTCCTTCGCAGAAACAAATATTGCACCAACGGGCATCGCCGTAatcccattcctcttcatctaCTATGGCTTCTATGACATCGCGTTCACGCCCCTCCTCGTATCTTATATCTGCGAGATCTGGCCGTTCGACCTCCGCGCGAAGGGTCTAGCGCTGGGAATGAACAGTACCCGGGTGGCATTATTCTTCAACACATTTGTCAACCCGATTGTTCTTGATGCAATCGCGTGGAAATATTATATCGTCTACTGTGTTATTTTGGTGATTATCACAGTCACTATATGGTTCTGGTATCCGGAAACAAAGGGCCATACACTGGAGGAGACGGCCGCtctgtttgatgaggataaGAGAGCAAATAGGGAGAAGACTATCGTGCCTTCCATTGAGGAGAAGGGAACCGCTACTGATATTTCGCACATCGAAAAGGCGTGA